The stretch of DNA AAATATTAATAAATTACTCCAGGCATCAAAAAATATGAAATTGAAAAAGACAGATGAATTTACCCATAGCGGTTATCTACTTCTATTAAGTGATGAAGATCAAACTTATACGATTACAGTAAATGATGAAGGAATCTTGGATATGGATACACATGATAATCATTATGCAATTAAAGGGGAAAATGACTTATTAAAAATAATTAACTCCTTTGACGATAAATGGAAGCCAGTACAAGAAGAAAAATTATAAAGTAAGTCAAAACGTAAATACTAACATCAATAGAGAGATTCTCTTTCGTAATCTTATTTATAACTGTTAAACTGCAGTCTATGCTATAGTTAAAATGAAATTTGAGATGGAAGCAATAGGAGAAAAAAATGCTATTAATTATAGATAACTACGATTCTTTTACATATAACCTTGTACATTATTTGGAGAAACTTTCGATTGAGTTAATGGTAATTAAAAATGACCAAATTACTATTAAGGAAATCGCTGAGTTAGATCCTGATTATATATTATTATCACCGGGACCGCATAATCCGGATCAAGCAGGGATTACCTTAGACGTGATTACGTTTTTTCATGATAAAATACCAATTTTAGGAGTTTGTCTTGGACATCAGGCAATTGGACAAGCATTTGGTGCGAATATTATAAAAACCACCCCAATGCATGGAAAACGGTCAACTATATCTCATGATGTTAAAACGGTATTTAAGGACATACCCTCTCCTTATTTAGTAACACGGTATCACTCATTAGTGATTGAACGAACTTCATTACCCGAAGAGTTAGTGATTACATCTGTATCAGAAGACGGAGAGATAATGGGAGTTCGACATACCACATTCCCAATAGAGGGTGTGCAATTTCATCCAGAGTCTATTTGGACAGAATATGGTGAAATATTACTTCATAATTTCCTTACTCATTATGCTAATTACAAGGAGCGCAGAAACGATGCAACAAGAAGGAAAATTGATATTTGATTTTGCATTTGATGAACAGAAAAAGAAAAGATTAGTTTTTTCAGATCCCGTTGATATGATTGTCGCTAATGCGAAATCTGAAGTAATCTTTGCTATGGAAAAAATCGAAGCCTATATACATCAAGGATATTATGCAGGTGGGTATATCTCTTATGAAGCAGGAGAAGGTTTTGATGCTAATCTGAAAACATCGGATGACTTTGAGCTTCCGTTAATTATGATGGGGATCTATAAAGAACCTTTAAATATAGTAGATGAACTGGAGTACCCGCGATTATCCCAGCGATTCGATTGGGAGATGTCTACTTCTAAAGAAAAATATCTAAAACAAGTATCATCTATCAAAAACTCTATAGCACAAGGTGATACATATCAAGTTAACTATACCGTACGTTTACATTCAGGTGATGAGGTTAGTGATCATGATATATATGAAAAATTAAGTAAAGCTCAACAAGCAAATTATTGCGCTCACTTACAGCTAGGTAGATATAGTATTGTATCAGCATCTCCAGAGTTGTTTTTTCAATTAAAGAATGGAAAGTTACTAACGAAACCAATGAAAGGTACAATGAAACGTGGCAAAACTGCTGAAGAGGATATTCGGAATAAGCAATTACTAACGGAATCGGTAAAAGATCAAGCTGAAAATTTAATGATTGTAGATTTATTACGAAACGATATCTCTAAAATTGCTAAAAAAGGTACTGTAACTGTACCAAAACTATTTAATATTGAGAGTTATCCTACTGTATTTCAAATGACATCTACAGTTACTGCAGAAATTGAAGAAAACATCCGGATAATAGATATATTTAAAGCATTATTTCCATGTGGGTCGATAACAGGTGCGCCAAAGCAAAGTACAATGCAAATTATTCAAAAACTTGAAAACACCCCGAGAGAAGTTTATTGCGGAAGTATTGGATATATTACACCGAATCAAGAGGCGCTTTTTAATGTAGCGATACGTACTGCAGTGATTGATACGGAACAAAACACAATTTCTTACGGTGTTGGTGGAGGTATTACTTGGGACTCTGTTCCAGAGGCTGAATATGAAGAGGCTTGGGCGAAGGCAGAAATACTCAAATCTTTAAATGAGACAGATATTGAGTTGCTAGAGACAATGAAATATGAGAATGGGAACTTTTATTTAATAAGTAATCACTTAAATCGATTAAAAAAATCCGCTGAATATTTTAACTACTCCCTATCTATAAAAGAAATAAAACAAAAATTATATGAGTATGCGGAAGAAAACTTTAATCAACATCAAGTGTATAGAGTTCGATTATTAGTCAATAAACGCGGAGAAATTAAAATTAATTCCACACCTATTTCATTGATAAATGAAAAAACAAATTACCGATTTCAACTTGCTGTAAGTCCAATAGATAAGAATAACCCATATTACTATCATAAGACGACCTTTCGTAAGATGTATGAAAAATTTCGAGAAGAATTAGGAAATGCGTTTGATATTTTACTCTGGAATGATAAAGAAGAGTTAACGGAATTTACAATGGGAAATCTTGTTGTAAAAGTGGAAGAAGAATATTGGACTCCTCCCGTAAAGTCTGGATTACTTGCTGGCACTTTTCGTCAACAACTAATTGAACAGAAGAAAATAAAGGAAAGAATCATATCTAAGTCGGAATTAGAAAGTGTTGACGAAGTTTGGTTTATAAATAGTGTACGAGGTTGGGTGCAGATGTTTCAACAGTAAAAATTCGGGTACACTACTCATAGGTCTTGAAGGATTACCTTTAATAATGAAAGGATGAGTTAAACATGAGTAAACACATTGCAGTATTAGTTACAGATATGGTGGAAGAAATCGAATTAACTGATCCAGTTAAAGCTTATAAAGAAGCAGGCCATACGGTAGACATTATTAGTAATGAAGGAAATAAAACGATTAATGGTAAAAATGGAGATAAAATTGAAGCAGACAAAGGTATTAACGATGTAGACCCATCTGCTTATGACGCATTATTAGTACCAGGTGGATTCTCTCCAGACTTACTTCGCATTGATCCGAAAAATGGAGAATTTGCAAAAGCATTTATGAAAGACAATAAACCAGTGTTCGCGATTTGTCACGGTCCTCAATTCTTAGTGGAAACGGACTTGCTCAAAGGTAAAACATTAACTAGCTTTGTTTCTGTGAGAAAAGACCTTGAAAACGCAGGTGCCACAGTTAAAGATGAAGAAGTAGTCGTAGATGGTAATCTTGTAACAAGCAGAACACCGGATGATTTACCAGCATTCAACCGCGAATCACTAAAATTGCTTGAAAAATAAACTTCAATAACAGGAAAAGGGGCTGGTAACATCCACCCCTTTTTCTTTTTGGTCATTTATTGCCCGATTGTTACTTTATTTATTTTTTTCTTTACGATTCTGATCTCTGTCCACATCAACGATGATGGCAGAACTTGATTTAGATTGTTTTGTTTGGTTTAAATCATTTGTCGAAGCTCGCATGAACGACCAAGCTAACAGTATCATGATAAATATGACAGGAAAACCAGCAACAATACTGGCGGTTTGTAGTGTTTCAAGTCCGCCAATAAACATAAGTGTCATAGGTAAAATCATTAACGTGAATGCCCAGAACAAACGATGCCATCTTAATGGCTCACCTTTTGTTACTTGTTTTTGTGCTACAGCAGCAAGAATATAAGAGGCTGAGTCAAATGTTGTAGCTAAGAAAACAATTGCTAGAACAGTAAATATTGGGATTACTAACCAAGCTAGTGGCAATTGATCAAGGATAGCAATAATCGTTGCTGGTGCACTATATTCATTAATGTAACCAATAACGTCGAATGATCCGGAAAGCTGTAGGTATAAGCCATAATTACCAAGAATTCCAAAGAACAATACACAACCTAACGTTCCATAAATTAATGTCCCGAGAATCATCTCTTTAATGGTTCTACCACGAGAAATTCTCGCTACGAATAAACCGACAAATGGAGCGTAAACAAGCCACCAGGCCCAGTAAAAGACGGTCCAACTTTCAGGGAAATTAGTACCTTCAACTCCTGGGACATTTGCTTTTGGTTCTAGCCATGTAGCCATAGAGAAGAAGTTATTAACGATTACTCCTAAGCTTGTAAATGTCATTTCACTAAGGAAAAGCGTCGGTCCAAAAATAAACACAAAAGCGAGAATGAAAATAGCTAGCCACAAGTTTAAGTCACTTAGTCTTTTGATTCCTTTATTAATCCCTGAAAACGAACTAATTGCAAAAATAACGGTACATATAATCATGATAATTGCTTGTAAAGGAAGGGTTACAGGAATTCCCGTTAAATGATTAATTCCTTCTGCAATCATTGGCGTACCTAAGGCTAGCGTCGTTCCAGCACCGCCTAGAAGACCGAAGATAAATAAAATATCAATAATTACCCCTAGAGGGCCGTCAGCATATTTACCAATTACAGGTCTTGAAGCTTCACTAATTTTCAATACAGGTTTTTTACGAACATAATAGAAATATGCGATAGGTAAAGCGGGTAATGTGTATAATGCCCAGGCTATTGGTCCCCAGTGGAAAATACCATAGGATGCCGCCCAATTGATTGCTTCTTCTGATTCGGGAGTAATTCCAAATGGTGGGCCCTGATAATAGAATGCCCACTCAATCATTGCCCAGTAAAGAATACTAGAACCTATACCTGCAGAGAAAAGCATCGCTGCCCAGGAAAAGGTACCAAACTCTTTTTTTACGTCTCTTCCACCTAGTTTAATCCTGCCATTTCTACTGAAAGCAACGAATAAGATAAATATCAAAGCACTCAATCCTAAGATGAGATACAAGATACCAAAGTTACCTGTTACAAATCGGTTTGCAGAATTTATTACTTCTGAGCCAGCTTTCGGAAATAAAATTAACGGAATTACCACAGTGAGTAATATAAGTAATGCTCCTATAAATGTTGGCCAATCTATTAAACGTTTGTTCATCATTTACCTCGTTTCTATGGTTTCATTATTTTTCTTTTACTCGACACACATCATCCACTGATTTGTGCTTCACTAAATTACAAAACATTATTTACGATACCAAAAAGCAAATTTTTTAACAAATGGCAAAAATAAGGGTAATTACAGCTGAATCGAAAAATGTCATTATTTGTCGGAATATATATGGGTATTTCCTAATATTTCTTTTAAAAGCTTTAATTTGCTAATATTTTCAAGAAAAATTATTGATTAGGCTTACATTAGAGATTAAATAGAAGCGGATTTTTTATAGCCATTTTCTTTTTTTGTTAGTTTTGATACAAATTCCGATTTTTATGAGTCAAATTATTTTTATTTTGTATTAATATCAATGGAAGTGGAAGTATTTGGGTTCTCATAGTAAAAACGGGATACCTAGTTATAAATTAGAAAATTATCACATGTTAAAACGTTCCATATATTTTATTTTTCCGTTATGCTAGATACAGATGCTTATCTGAAGATCATAAAAATAGTAAATAGGAGGTTTGCATGATGAAAAAGGTGTTTGAATGTTTGATGGAAAAGCAAGAAATAAAACAAACATTAGAATTTATTCATCAAGATGAGAACCAAACATTAAAGGAGCAAATTCAATTAACGGAAATACCAGCACCTCCTTTTAAAGAACAAGAACGGGCTGTACAATTTCAAGAAATGTTAATTCAATATGGACTTGAACATGTACATATCGATGAAGAAGGAAATGTTTTTGGGATAAGAAAAGGGGCAGGTAATGGCCCAAAACTAGTGATTTCTGCACATTTAGATACAGTATTCCCTGAAGGTACAGATACGACTGTAAGTGAAAAAGAAGGTAAATACTTCGCTCCAGGAATCGGCGATGATACAAGAGGACTGGCTGAAGTACTTTCGCTTGTTAGAGCATTAACTCAAAGTAATGTAGATACAGTTGGAGATATTATAATTGGCGGGACAGTTGGTGAAGAAGGAGCAGGAGATTTAAGAGGAATAAAAGCATACTTTGATAAAAATAATGCAGATGGATATATTTCTATTGATGGACCGAATATGGATGTGATTACGTATCTTGGAACAGGTAGTTATCGCTACACGATTACGTATACAGGTCCCGGAGGTCATAGTTTTGCAGACTTTGGAAATCCAAGTGCGACACATGCTCTAGGTAGAGCGATTGCAGAAATATCAAATATCGAAACGACATCTGATCCGAAAACAACCTTTTCTGTAGGTCCAATCACTGGTGGTTCTTCTGTAAATGCAATATCGGAAACAGCTTCTATGCAAGTTGATTTACGTTCCAATTCTAAAATAGAACTTGATCGCTTAGACGAAAAGTTCCAAGAAGTTGTAAAAGAGGCTTGTGAAGCCGAAAATCGTCGTTGGGATAGCAATGCATTAACATTAGATATACATCGATTTGGCAATAGACCCCCTGCTAAACAAAGTGAAGATCTACCGATTGTTAGTGCCCTGCAAGAGGCAATTGCTGCTGTAGGAGAATCACCAGTCTTAGCTGGACCCAGTAGTACAGATGCTAATTATCCAATGAGTTTAGGAATTCCTTCGATTACTTCTGGTACTGGTGGACAAGCTGGTGGGGCACATACATTACAGGAATGGTATAACCCTAAAGATGGCTATTTAGCAGTACAGAAAAATTTCTTACTTATTCTTGGACTTGTAGGTATTAAAGATGAAATCCAACCCATTTTAACAATACGTTCATAAGTCAATTTAGTAACTAAGATAGTTGGTATAATATCCGAATAAATTCTTCAACTAGTTAAAATCCCCGTTTTAATCTTATTCAGATTAAAACGGGGATTTTATTATCTATTCAACTAACTTTAAGAGGGAAAAGAACTATATTTCTCTTTAAACGAATAGTACTAGATGAATTGAAGTAGGTTAAATACTAGCAAATCTAAGCGCTCTGCTCATAATAGTAGGAACGACAGAGGCATGATTTTCATCAGGTGCTATATAAAGTTTACAGTCATGATTATAATGCTGAAAGAGTTGTTGTAGATGCTTTGCATCCTCTACCATAAATCCTTCTTTTTCTCCGACATATAATTGTCTTCGTATTGTACACTCTTCTTGTTCATGTAATGCTTTTTCTATAGATTTATTCAGTTCATGGTCGTTCCACCAAATAGAAGGACTACAAGCTAAATACGTTTCAAATAGGCTTGGAGAATGAACACTTGTGTATAGCGTAAAGTATCCACCGAGCGAATGACCAAATAACGTTCGTTTTTCTGGATCTATAAAGAACTTTTTATTTATTTCGGTAAGTAATTCGTGTTCTATAAAATTCAAAAACTGGTCAGCACCGCCAAAGTGGTCTGGTATTTTTCCTTTCATTCTATCGGGAAAAACAACTTGGTCTGAAGATGCAGTGAAATCTCGAAAACGTTTATTCCTTCTATCTTCCTCTTGATGAGCGATTCCGATAACGATACTTGGTTGCACCTCTGTTTTGGTATGACGAATATGTTGTAGGCGAACAACGTCAGCCGCTAATTGAAAATGAGAGCTGCCATCCAATACAAAAATAGCGGGGAATCCATTCTCAGGAACAGGGCAGTCTGGTGTATATATTTTTATATTGTACGTATCATCTACAAATCTAGAGTATAAAGAGATTTTATTTTCCATAATGTTCGTTTCGCTCATTATTAATCTCCTTCTTAATTTGACATTCATAGCCAAAGCAAACAGGACTATTTGTTTGAGGATCTTTGAGAATCCTTGCTTCAATTTGAAAAACTTTTTGTAACACAGAAGGGTGTATGATTTCATCTGGGCTACCAATTTGAACAATTTCTCCATCCTTCATAGCGATAATATTGTCTGAAAATCTAGCTGCATGATTGATATCATGCAACACCATAACTACGGTGCACTGTTTTTCTAGGTTTAATTGTTTTACAATTTGTAGCACTTCTAGTTGGTGGGCCATATCCAAATACGTAGTTGGTTCATCAAGTAATAGTATATTTGTTTCTTGTGCTAGCGTCATTGCTAGCCATACTCGTTGGCGCTGCCCACCGGATAATTGTGCTATTTCATCATTTCGGTATTCGATCGTTTTTGTAACTTCCATGGCCCATTCGATCATTGATTGATCCTGTTTTGTTAATGTATTTTTGTTTTTACGATGTGGGTACCGTCCATAAGAAATTAATTCCTCTACCTTTATCGCTCCTGGAGCTGAAGGTGATTGAGATAGTATTGCCAACTTTTTGGCTATCTCTTTTGTAGAAAGGCTCTTCATATTTTGGTCATATAAAAGGATGTCGCCAAATTTTTGTTTTAAAACTCTACCAATTGTTTTCAAAAGTGTAGATTTCCCACAACCGTTAGGTCCAATTATCGTTGTTATCTTGCCTTCTTCGATTTCAAGTGAAAGGTCCGAAATAATCGTTTTCTTACTATACCCAGTAGTTACTTGATCAATTTGAATTGTGTTTTTTGACATAACATATCATCCTTCCTTATTCCGAATGAGAAGATAGAGGAAATAAGGTATCCCAATAATCGAAATAACAATTCCAACTGGTAATTCAGATGGAGAAAAAATTGTTTTTGCTATGAAATCAGAAAGTACGACTAGAGTAGCTCCAATCAAGGCACTTACCGGTATAACATAGCGGTGTTTAATTCCTATAAGTTGTCTGGCAATATGTGGGGCCATCAATCCAATAAATCCAATGCTTCCAGAGACCGAAACACATGCACTGATCAATCCCACACTCGAATAAAGGAGAAGTCTTTTTTCTTTTTCCGTTTGTATGCCAATACTTATCATTTGGTCTTCTTGTAACTGGAAATAATCGAGAATTGGAGCTTTTCGATAGATAACAAATCCTAATATTAATAACCAAGGAAGGGAAGACCAAATGTAAATCCAATTTGCATTATAGATACTACCTGTTGTCCATATTGCTGCCATCTCATAGTCTTCTGGTGACAGCTTTAAAGAGATATACATCGATAAAGCGCCTAAACCACTATTTAACGCAATACCAGTTAAGATTAATCGTTGCATGTCCATTTGTTGGTTTTTAGTAGCAAAGAACAGTATGAATATCGCGGTGATAATTCCTCCTACAAATCCGAATATCGGTAATAACATGATAGATACCCAGCCATTTAAAGAGAGGGAGGAAAACATTACTTGGAAAAAATACATAAATGAAATTACCCCTACACCAGCACCTGCATTTATACCAAGAATACCAGGGTCGGCTAATTCATTTTTAGTGATTCCTTGTAAAACTACACCCGCAATCCCGAGTCCTGCTCCTGTAATAATTGCTAGAACAATACGAGGCATTCGGAAATCAAAAATGACTAGTTCATGCATTTCATTTTCTCCGATACCGACAAGTACTCGAATTAAATCCATAATCTTCATATCGAATTCCCCATTTGTTAGATGAAGATAAGAAGATATTAAAATAAATAGTAATAATACAAGTTGAATAATAATAAATCTAGTTGTTTGTTTAGGCACTTTTCACACTCCCTTTACTCCAAATTAAGTAGAGGAAAAATGGTACTCCAATAATCGCGGTGACTACTCCAATTGGAGTTTCATATGGGAAGTTAATTAATCTGCTAATTACATCACATAAAGCTAAAAAGCATCCTCCAATAATCGCGGCACAAGGTATGATATAGCGATAGTCGACACCAACTAAAAAGCGGGTAATGTGAGGAATGATTAATCCTACAAAACCGATTCTACCTACCAGAGCAACGGATACACCAGTTAAGATGACAACGGTAAGCATTGAAGCAATTTTCATCAAAAGTGTCTTCTGTCCTAACCCTATGGCAACTTCTTCACCTAGAGAACTGATGGTAATTCCTTTCGCTAGTGAATAGGCTAGAATAATTCCTATAATGCCTATTGGTGCTGATAGTAGAAGTAATGTTGGATCAACTAAGTGAATTTTGGAGTTATACCATAATGTAATTGTTTGTGATACTTGAAAGTGCATTGCAATGGATGTTGCGACGCTACCTAAGAATGTTCCAATTATTGTTCCGATAATCGCTAGTCTTACAGGTGATAAACCATCACGAATAATCGATCCAAATCCAAAAACAAGCCCAGCACCAATGGCTGAACCAATCATCGATATTATAATTAACGAAGCATTAGATATATTTGGTAAGAAGATAATCGCTAATGTAACTAAAAATGCAGACCCGTCATTTACACCCATGATAGAAGGGGATGCCAAGTAATTTCTGGTTATACCTTGCATAATAGCACCAGCAACTGCTAGAAATGCTCCCACAAGTAATGCTGCGACAAACCGAGGGATACGAGAAGTCCAGATAATTTGATGGTCTACATTACTTTCATTGAAATGAAATATAGCCTGATAGATTTCTTCTATTGTAATATCTTTTGTTCCAATGATAACAGAACTAACCATAACTATTACGATAAAAAAAGGAGAGGATGCTAGTATGAATACCGGCATCCATGTGTTTTTTTTCCTCATCATTTATTACTCCGCATATAATTCGTTTAATGCTTCAAGAAAATGTACTTTAGACCAAGCAGTACCACCTTGAGCAAGTGGTTCAACTGTATTCACGTGAATGTTATCATCTTTTGCAGCCGTAGTGCTTTGGAAGATTGGATCTTCGATTAACTCATCTAATGCTTCAGGTGATTCTGCGTTTTCTGAAGTATCGAATTGTAAAAATACCGTGTCTGGATCGATCTCTGCTAAAGTCTCCATGGACAATTCAGCTTGAGCTTCTGTATTTTTAATCACCTCAGGAACTTCTATTCCTAAGTCTTTATATAGTACTGGGTTTAAATAAACATCTTCCGGGTAAACAAACATAGAGCCACTTCTTACACGGATAATAAGAACATCTTTATCAGCCATTTCACCAGAAATTTGAGAAGAAAGACCTTCTGCATCTTGTTTATAATTGTCAATAATTGTTTGTGCTTCCGCTTCTTTATTGGTTAATTGTCCCATTAATAATAGGTTATCTTCCCAATCTGAAGAAATATGAGAATATGGTAATGTAGTTTGAATCTTACTTAGTTTTTCTGCAACCGGTTCTTGAAATTTAGATGAACCTAAAATCACATCAGGTTCTAACGTAGCAATTACTTCATGATTCGGTTCTCTTTTATCTCCGATTAAAGTAGGATCTTCAAAATCTTCCGCTAAATAACTTGGTACTTCATTAGCTATCGCTAATACACCAGTTGGTTGTACACCTAGCATAGCAGCATCTTCCATGGACTCTAAGCTAGCGGTTACAATGGAATCTACTTCGGATGGTATTTCATACTCTTTATCTAAATATGTAACAGACTGACTATCAGAAGTTTCTTCTTCATTTGTATCAGTATTATCGGTTGCATCAGCATTTTCGTCTTGCCCGCATCCGTATAGTATTCCTATTAGTAAAGCGAGTAATAATAATGAATATAACTTTTTCAATTTGAATTCCCCTCTCTGTTAATTATTTACATTATAATTGATAATGATTCTCAATTTCAATATGTTTTATTAAAATTTTATATTTTTATTATTTTAGTAGAGGCTGACTAATTTATTTAATAATGGTAGAATTTGGTTAAAGTTGTAGGAGATGAAATAGTAGATGAATTTTAATGAATATATATCCCATGATGCTATCGGGTTAGCGAAATTAATCAAGAACAAACAAGTACATGCCAATGAGTTAATTAATTTGGCGTTTAATAGATTAAATGAAGTAAATGACGAATTGAATATTATTACGCATAGCCGTGAAGAACGAGTGAAAAAAGAAGCTCTAAATGAAATAACAATTCCGAATGGCATGTTTCAAGGGGTTCCGATTTTGATGAAGAATATTTCACAAGCTATTGAAGGGGAGCCAATGTCATCAGGGTCTAAACTTTTAAAAGATGTTACATATAAACACGATAACTATTTTGTTAAGAAATTTAGAGAAGCTGGTTTTTTATTTATGGGGCATACAAATACGCCAGAATTTGGTTTAAAAAATATAACAGAGCCACAGTTATATGGAGCAACACATAATCCTTGGAATACATTACATTCGCCTGGTGGTTCAAGTGGAGGTGCGGCTGCAGCTATTGCTTCTGGTGTAGTGCCTTTAGCAGGTGCAAGTGATGGTGGAGGATCCATCCGTATTCCTGCATCATTTACAGGACTTTTTGGAATAAAACCAACTCGTGGACGAACTCCAGTTGGCCCTGGGGTGGGTAGGCAGTGGCAGGGAGCTTCCATTAACTTTGTTTTAAGTCGTTCCGTTCGTGATAGTGCAGCTATGTTAGATCAATTGCAAGTGGTAGAGCCTCATGCTGCCTTTCAGACACCATTATTTGCAGGCGGATATTTAAACGATATTGAAAAGTCACCGGAAAAGTCGTTGAGAATAGCATATTCTACTGAATCACCGGTAGGTACTCCCGTATCTGAAGACGCAAAAGAAGCAGTAAATAACTTAGTACAGTTATTAAGTAATGAAGGACATGATCTTGAAGAAGTGCAAGCTCCTATTGATGGAAGGCAATTGATGAATGATTACTACATAATGAATAGTGGAGAGATGAATGCAACTATTTTAGGTATAGAAAATATGCTTAACCGAAAATTAACTGATGATGACATGGAAATAGAGTCTTGGTTATTACATCGAGCAGGAGAATCGGTAAGTGCAGCAGCTTATTCACAAAGTTTGTCTTCATGGGATTTAGCAGCCGAGAAAATGGCTTATTTTCACCAAACATATGATTTCTACATCACACCTTCAACTGCTTATTCAGCACCTAGAGTTGGGGAATTAACAATGACTAAAGAGAAGCAAGAGGATTATAAAGAATGCATAGAGAAGGCATCTGCTAGAGAAAAGCAATCCATTATTTATGATATGTTTTTACCGAGTTTAACGTACACGCCTTTTACACAACTTGCCAATTTAACTGGACAGCCTGCTATGTCATTACCACTTTATTTAACTGAACAAGGACTTCCTTTAGGAGTTCAGGTTATGGCAAATAAAGGAGAAGAA from Oceanobacillus iheyensis HTE831 encodes:
- a CDS encoding anthranilate synthase component II; this encodes MLLIIDNYDSFTYNLVHYLEKLSIELMVIKNDQITIKEIAELDPDYILLSPGPHNPDQAGITLDVITFFHDKIPILGVCLGHQAIGQAFGANIIKTTPMHGKRSTISHDVKTVFKDIPSPYLVTRYHSLVIERTSLPEELVITSVSEDGEIMGVRHTTFPIEGVQFHPESIWTEYGEILLHNFLTHYANYKERRNDATRRKIDI
- a CDS encoding M20/M25/M40 family metallo-hydrolase produces the protein MMKKVFECLMEKQEIKQTLEFIHQDENQTLKEQIQLTEIPAPPFKEQERAVQFQEMLIQYGLEHVHIDEEGNVFGIRKGAGNGPKLVISAHLDTVFPEGTDTTVSEKEGKYFAPGIGDDTRGLAEVLSLVRALTQSNVDTVGDIIIGGTVGEEGAGDLRGIKAYFDKNNADGYISIDGPNMDVITYLGTGSYRYTITYTGPGGHSFADFGNPSATHALGRAIAEISNIETTSDPKTTFSVGPITGGSSVNAISETASMQVDLRSNSKIELDRLDEKFQEVVKEACEAENRRWDSNALTLDIHRFGNRPPAKQSEDLPIVSALQEAIAAVGESPVLAGPSSTDANYPMSLGIPSITSGTGGQAGGAHTLQEWYNPKDGYLAVQKNFLLILGLVGIKDEIQPILTIRS
- a CDS encoding ABC transporter ATP-binding protein translates to MSKNTIQIDQVTTGYSKKTIISDLSLEIEEGKITTIIGPNGCGKSTLLKTIGRVLKQKFGDILLYDQNMKSLSTKEIAKKLAILSQSPSAPGAIKVEELISYGRYPHRKNKNTLTKQDQSMIEWAMEVTKTIEYRNDEIAQLSGGQRQRVWLAMTLAQETNILLLDEPTTYLDMAHQLEVLQIVKQLNLEKQCTVVMVLHDINHAARFSDNIIAMKDGEIVQIGSPDEIIHPSVLQKVFQIEARILKDPQTNSPVCFGYECQIKKEINNERNEHYGK
- a CDS encoding alpha/beta hydrolase, with product MSETNIMENKISLYSRFVDDTYNIKIYTPDCPVPENGFPAIFVLDGSSHFQLAADVVRLQHIRHTKTEVQPSIVIGIAHQEEDRRNKRFRDFTASSDQVVFPDRMKGKIPDHFGGADQFLNFIEHELLTEINKKFFIDPEKRTLFGHSLGGYFTLYTSVHSPSLFETYLACSPSIWWNDHELNKSIEKALHEQEECTIRRQLYVGEKEGFMVEDAKHLQQLFQHYNHDCKLYIAPDENHASVVPTIMSRALRFASI
- a CDS encoding BCCT family transporter, whose translation is MNKRLIDWPTFIGALLILLTVVIPLILFPKAGSEVINSANRFVTGNFGILYLILGLSALIFILFVAFSRNGRIKLGGRDVKKEFGTFSWAAMLFSAGIGSSILYWAMIEWAFYYQGPPFGITPESEEAINWAASYGIFHWGPIAWALYTLPALPIAYFYYVRKKPVLKISEASRPVIGKYADGPLGVIIDILFIFGLLGGAGTTLALGTPMIAEGINHLTGIPVTLPLQAIIMIICTVIFAISSFSGINKGIKRLSDLNLWLAIFILAFVFIFGPTLFLSEMTFTSLGVIVNNFFSMATWLEPKANVPGVEGTNFPESWTVFYWAWWLVYAPFVGLFVARISRGRTIKEMILGTLIYGTLGCVLFFGILGNYGLYLQLSGSFDVIGYINEYSAPATIIAILDQLPLAWLVIPIFTVLAIVFLATTFDSASYILAAVAQKQVTKGEPLRWHRLFWAFTLMILPMTLMFIGGLETLQTASIVAGFPVIFIMILLAWSFMRASTNDLNQTKQSKSSSAIIVDVDRDQNRKEKNK
- the pabB gene encoding aminodeoxychorismate synthase component I; amino-acid sequence: MQQEGKLIFDFAFDEQKKKRLVFSDPVDMIVANAKSEVIFAMEKIEAYIHQGYYAGGYISYEAGEGFDANLKTSDDFELPLIMMGIYKEPLNIVDELEYPRLSQRFDWEMSTSKEKYLKQVSSIKNSIAQGDTYQVNYTVRLHSGDEVSDHDIYEKLSKAQQANYCAHLQLGRYSIVSASPELFFQLKNGKLLTKPMKGTMKRGKTAEEDIRNKQLLTESVKDQAENLMIVDLLRNDISKIAKKGTVTVPKLFNIESYPTVFQMTSTVTAEIEENIRIIDIFKALFPCGSITGAPKQSTMQIIQKLENTPREVYCGSIGYITPNQEALFNVAIRTAVIDTEQNTISYGVGGGITWDSVPEAEYEEAWAKAEILKSLNETDIELLETMKYENGNFYLISNHLNRLKKSAEYFNYSLSIKEIKQKLYEYAEENFNQHQVYRVRLLVNKRGEIKINSTPISLINEKTNYRFQLAVSPIDKNNPYYYHKTTFRKMYEKFREELGNAFDILLWNDKEELTEFTMGNLVVKVEEEYWTPPVKSGLLAGTFRQQLIEQKKIKERIISKSELESVDEVWFINSVRGWVQMFQQ
- a CDS encoding type 1 glutamine amidotransferase domain-containing protein, which codes for MSKHIAVLVTDMVEEIELTDPVKAYKEAGHTVDIISNEGNKTINGKNGDKIEADKGINDVDPSAYDALLVPGGFSPDLLRIDPKNGEFAKAFMKDNKPVFAICHGPQFLVETDLLKGKTLTSFVSVRKDLENAGATVKDEEVVVDGNLVTSRTPDDLPAFNRESLKLLEK